Below is a window of bacterium DNA.
ACAACATCCCGTCCGGGGGCGACGATCAGGACGGGGGGTTCAAGCCGGCACTTCTTGTGTCTCAGGACAAAGCCGCCTGAAGGCTCGGGAAACGCGCGCCCGTCTCCCGCGATGCCTTGAAGGGAGACGACGGTATTGGCCACACCTCCCCTTTTGCCCAGGGCCAAGTCCTCGAGAACCGCCTCAGGGCCGCATACGGCTGCATCCACGGTGATCGGCCGGTGTTTGGCGGGCAAGGGAGCCCCCTGATACCGGATGAAGCCGGAGATCGCGCCCCCGGCCCATGCCTGGACAGGAGCGAAATGGATGGCGACGACCGCCAAGGCAGCCGCCAAAACGGAAAGTCTCATTGCGAGGGAGTCGTCGACGCGTGGGAGGGAGAGGTTGCGCCCAAAGTCATGAGGTAATCCCGAATCGCCTCCGCCTGTTTCTGACGGCTGCCGCCGAGAATGTCCTGCGGGGCGGCGTCATCCGTGGGGAGGAAGGCCGGCATCTTGACGCCGGGGGTGAATTTTTGGGCATCTTTGACCCATTCGGGGATGAAATCATGCCGGATCCGTTCCCTCGCCAGGGCCAGATCCGGCCCCCACTGTTCCGGCGCGGAGGTCGGCGTCACACTCCCCTGAATATGGCAGGACCAGCAGCTGAAGTAATCGCGCGAGACCAGCTTTTCTCCGGCCGCCACCATTTCCGGATCGGCCGGCATTTCGGGAACCGTCGAGAAATCCGCCGGAACTTTGTCCAATGCTGAGAAGTACTTGATGATCGTGTTTGCCTCATCATCCGAAAACTTGAACGTCGGCATGCGAACCTCGATCCAGGGCCGCAATTTCGTCCTGGAGGGATCCTTCAGGAACGAGAACATCCAGGTCGGCCTCACCCGGGCGCCGATCCCCATCAGATTGGGCGGGGCCTTGTCGGCGCCGACGATGCTTTCGATGAGGCGTCCTTCCCCTTCGATCAAATGGCAACCTTTGCAATTCAAGCGCTCGACCAAGCGGCGGCCGTCATCGATCTCGACCTGATGCGCATTTTTCTTGGTCATGAGGAAACGTTCGGGCACATCCTCCTTCTTCATGCCTTTGAGGAAGACGACGAGGGCATGGATCTCTTCATCCGAAAGCCCGAAGTTGGGCATGCGCGAAGAGGTTCGCTCGGTCAGGTACATCCGGGGATTCTTGAGTTTGCCCGCCGCCCAATCATCCCACGTCCTCGGAATCTTCGTGTCCCCGAAGTCGAGCTCGGCGATGTCCTTCCTCCCAAACGCGGTCAGTTCAACCGACAGTTTGGATGTGTCCTCGAAACCCTTGATGTTGTGACAACCGTAACACCCATATTGTGAGACGAGGAGGAACCCCTTCTTGGCATTTTCCGGGTCCTTTAGTCTTTGCTGAAGCGCCTCATCGGGGGTCTGAGGCTGGCCGTTTTGCGCCAGGAAGGCCGTGATGTCCGCCGCCTCCTCCCGGCTCAGCCGGAGGCTGGGCATGCGGGCCGTTGGATTGTAGGATTTCGGGTCCTGAATCCAGTTGTAGATCCAGTCGGCGTTGGTCTTGGAGGCAATCTTGTCGAGGGCCGGGGCCAAACCCGTCCCCTTGTCGCCCAGCGTGTGGCAGCCATAGCATCCGACGGTCTCAAAAAGCTTCTTGCCGCTTTCGGCGTTTCCTCCGGGGAATTTTCCGAAGGGCAAAGGGTAAGGCTGGGAGGATTGCAGCAGGTAGGCGGCCACCTTTTCCACCTGCCCCGGCTCGTCGATGTCCAGGGGGGCCTTGGGCATGTTCGCGTGAGGCAAATAGTCGCGGGGATTCTTGATCCACGCGATCAGCCATTCCGGCTGGACCTTATAGGCCACCCTGGCAAGCGACGGGCCGACCTTCGGGGCGCTTTCGAACCCCTTGATCGTGTGGCACCCGGTGCATCCCTTGTTCCAAAAGAGTCTCTTTCCCTTCATGGCCACCGGTGCATGCTCCAGTTTCCATTGGTCCTGATGGCACTTGTTGCAGGAGGCCTCGACGAATTCCTTGCGCAGGAGGGGTTCCGCCCAATGGTGCACGATTCCGTGGGCAAAGTCGCCTTCCTCCAGCGGCTCGTGCTCGATTTGCGTCGCACGACCCTGGCCGCCGTGGCACGTGGTGCAGCCGAACTGCTCCGGAGGGTGCTTGCCCAGAATCTCCTCGCGGTGGGGATGCGTCGCAAACGGCTGCTTTTCGTTCTCAAAACCGGCGCGGTTGATCGCTACGTGACAGGACTCGCACCGGTCCACCGTTCCCCAGGCGATGACCCCGCCCTTGCCCAAGTCATCGATGACCGTTTGCTTGATGTCGAGCCCCCGGCCCCGGATCGCCTCCATCTTCTTGTCAAACTTTTCGAGGGCCTCGCCGTATTTCTTTTCGGCGGTTTTCCACTTCTTGAGTTCCAACTGATAGGTGTCGAGGACCTTCTGGACCTCGGCGACCCGATCCTCCTTCCCCGCCACGGCCTTCTTCAGTTCGACGATGCGGTTCTCAAGCTCGTAGTACTGTTTCTTGCGCTCTTCGGCCTCTTTGTCATGCCCATGAAAAATGGCGTGTTTCCATTCGTAGAAAACTTCGTCCTGGTCCGCCTTGGCGAAGCCCAAGACCTGCTTGGCGTCGGATAGCTCGATGCCTCGCTTCTTCAGTTCTTTCAGGGCATCCTGATATTCTTTGCCGTCCATCCGGATTTCGGCCTCTTCGATCCTCAAGCGGATTTTGCGCAAGGACAGCTGATCATCGGAAAGCGGCGGAGCCGGTGGCACGGGGTCCGGAAGCTGGTCGCGGCGCTTATCTTCGGCTTCGATGGACTGTTGAGTCTTCTCGTATTCCTCTTCGACCTTTTTGAGCTCCAGCCGGTTGAATTCCCTTTGGTAGCCCTTCCAGGACCGGCGCGCGATGAATTCGCTGTAGAAGGCCCAGACGGAAACGAGAAAAAAGAGGGAGCCCAGCAGGAACCAGAGCTTGGTATAGGACTTCTTCTCGATGGGGTCGGTTTCAGCGGGAGGCATATCAGATGTTCAGCCCGATCCAGGGATAAGTGACGATGTACTTGATGTTGAAGGTCCAGCGCAGAATCATCTTGATCGGCAACGCCATCATGGTCAGAAACAAGAAGGCCGTCAGCCCGTAGCGGATCGGACCCAATTCCTGGAGCACCGGGCTCTTCTTGACCTTCCAGAGATAGAAAACCACCCCGATCAGATAGTACGCCCCGATCAGGCCCGTCCCAAAAACGGCCTGAACCACGGTGTTCCGCAGTAAGTCGATTCCCAGATGCTGCGCGAGAAAGATGTTCAGGTCGATGTTGGTCAGGGCCACGACCTTGTGCGTGTCCCAGTCCTGCCAGGGCATGAAGAAGTTCCAGCCCGGTCCGCGGAAGAAGACGCCAATGATGATCAGGAACACCCAGAGGATGAGAAACCCGAAGCCGAAAACGGAGACGGCGAACTTGCGTTCCGTGAACGTGTAATAGCCCACCCCCTTCTTGTTGATGTCGAGATACGGGATGAGCATGAGCCCCACGATGATGAGGCTGGGCAGAACGACACCGGCGTACCAGGGGTCGAAGTAAACCAGCATTTCCTGGAGGCCCAGGAAGTACCAGGGCGCCTTGGAGGGGTTCGGCGTCCTGGTCGGGTTGGCCGGTTCCTCCATCGGGGCATCGATCACGATAGACCAGACCGTAATCAAGATCAGGGAGATCAGCCCGACGATGAACTCCGCCTTCACCAGGTGGGGCCACGTATGAACCTTGTCCGGGGACAGGCTCGAAGCCGGAACGATTTTCTTTTGTTCTTCCGCCATAGGCTAAAGAGGACCCGAGATCCCCCCATCCTTCCGGACGCGCCAGAAATGCACGATGATCAGGACCGCCGTCGCGATCGGAATGAAAATGCAATGAAGCACGTAGAACCGCAGGAGCGTCGGCGCCGCCACAATCGTACCGCCCGTGAGAAGCGACCGGGCGTCGTAACGCGGCGTGATCAGGCCGGTTAATTCGCGCATCTGCTCGGCCAACGGTCCCTCATGACCCATGAGCGGGGTCGCGCGCGCCATGTTCGTGCCGACCGTCACCGCCCAAATGGCCAGCTGGTCCCAGGGCAGCAGATAACCCGTGAAGGAGAGCAGGAAGGTGAGCACGAGAAGAATGACGCCGACGATCCAGTTGAACTCGCGGGGCGGCTTGTAGGAGCCCGTCAGGAAGACCCGGAACATATGAAGCATGACCAGGATGACCATCCCGTGGGCCGCCCACCGGTGCATGTTGCGCATGATCATGCCGAACGGGACGTCGAACTGAAGATACTTCATGTCGACGAAGGCGTATTCAGCCACCGGCCGGTAGTAGAACATGAGGATGACGCCCGTGACCGTGAGGATTAAGAAGAAAAGAAACGTCAGCCCCCCCGCGCACCAGGTGTACGAAATCTTGATCCCGTGCCTCCTCATCTTGGAGGGGTGCAGGTGCAGGAAGACGTTCGAGGCCGTCATCAACACGCGGTTGCGCGGCGTATCTTTATACCCGTGCCGGAAGATCGACTTCCAGACGGTGGAATCGACGACGACCTTGCGGATTTCCTCGTACTTCTCTTTGAGTTGAATCAGTTTCATAAGCGATGCCTAGAGAGTGACGAAAGAGTCGGACTCCTCCCACTGGCCCTTTTCGAACAGGAATTTCTTGCTCTTGTCGACCACGAGATTGCCTTCCTCGTCCAGGCGAATCGCCAGGCGCTCCAACGGACGCGGGGCCGGCCCCTCGAAATTGATCCCCTCCTTGGTGAAACCGCTCCCGTGGCAGGGGCACTTGAACTTGCCCTCCAAGGGCAGCCAGCGGGGCGTGCAGCCCAGGTGAGTGCAGATCGCCTGGATGGCGATGATCTTGTCGCCCTCCCGTTCGATCCAGACGCGCTGTTCCTCCTTGAATTTCTCGCTCACCTCTCCGTCCTGATAATCCGACGGCCTACCGGCCTTGAAGATGGGGGACGGCTCAAAGAGGACGCGCGGAAACATGAAGCGCAGGAAGCCAAGCAGACCGAGTCCGATCGCGGACAGAAAGGCGCCCCATCCCGCAAAACCCAAAAAATCGCGGCGCGTCCACAGATTGGCGTCGTCCGCTTTTTTCGACAGCTTCTGGCTTTCGGGAATGGTCGTTTGCATGGTTAAAAAAAATTCGCGCGCACAATAGCAACCATCACCCCTTTGTCAAGTCCCCCATGATCTTTGTCAAATCGCTAACCCATCGAATCTCCTTGTCCTTCCGAAACCACGTCCGCTGGCGCTTGGCGTATTGGCGGGTGTTCTTGATGACGAGGGCGACGGCCTCCTCCAAACCGGTCTTTCCTTCCAAATACGCGACGATCTCCTTGTACCCGATGAGCTTGAGACCGGGGGCCGCCCTTCCCCACCTCTCCCACAGGCCCCGGGCCTCGGCCAAAAGCCCTTCTTCGATCATGCCTTCCACCCTCTCCTCGATGCGGCGGTTCAATTCGTCCCGGGAGAGGTCCAGGCCGTATTTGATGAAGGTCGGGATCGCGCGTCCCCCACTGCCCCGTCGCGCTTGATCCTCCTTCCAGAATTCCGAGATCGGCCGCCCCGTCAACCGATAGACCTCCAGGGCCCGGATGATCCGCTGGCGATTCTTGGGGGGGATCGCCGCCGCGGCGGAGGGATCGACCTCCTGAAGCTCCCGATGGAGCGATTCGATCCCGTCCCGCCGGACGCGCTCCTCGAGCTCGGCACGAACGGCGTCGTCTCGCGACGGTCCTTCGAAGAGCCCCTGCTCCAAGGCCTTGAGGTAGAGCCCCGTCCCCCCGACGACGAGGGCCCTTTTTCCCCTCTTTTGAATGGCGCCGATGGCCTCCAGGGACCGGGAACGGAAGTCCGCCGCCGAGAATTGTTGGTCGGGGTCGAGGATGTCGATCAGATGAAACGGAACGCGCGAGCGGTCCTCGCGCGAGGGTTTGGCCGTGCCGATGTCCATCCCCCGGTAGACCTGCCCCGAGTCGGCGCTGACGATCTCGGCGCCGAGCCTTTGCGCCGCCTCGACGGCCACGGCCGTCTTACCAGACGCGGTAGGACCGCAGAGGATAATG
It encodes the following:
- a CDS encoding c-type cytochrome encodes the protein MPPAETDPIEKKSYTKLWFLLGSLFFLVSVWAFYSEFIARRSWKGYQREFNRLELKKVEEEYEKTQQSIEAEDKRRDQLPDPVPPAPPLSDDQLSLRKIRLRIEEAEIRMDGKEYQDALKELKKRGIELSDAKQVLGFAKADQDEVFYEWKHAIFHGHDKEAEERKKQYYELENRIVELKKAVAGKEDRVAEVQKVLDTYQLELKKWKTAEKKYGEALEKFDKKMEAIRGRGLDIKQTVIDDLGKGGVIAWGTVDRCESCHVAINRAGFENEKQPFATHPHREEILGKHPPEQFGCTTCHGGQGRATQIEHEPLEEGDFAHGIVHHWAEPLLRKEFVEASCNKCHQDQWKLEHAPVAMKGKRLFWNKGCTGCHTIKGFESAPKVGPSLARVAYKVQPEWLIAWIKNPRDYLPHANMPKAPLDIDEPGQVEKVAAYLLQSSQPYPLPFGKFPGGNAESGKKLFETVGCYGCHTLGDKGTGLAPALDKIASKTNADWIYNWIQDPKSYNPTARMPSLRLSREEAADITAFLAQNGQPQTPDEALQQRLKDPENAKKGFLLVSQYGCYGCHNIKGFEDTSKLSVELTAFGRKDIAELDFGDTKIPRTWDDWAAGKLKNPRMYLTERTSSRMPNFGLSDEEIHALVVFLKGMKKEDVPERFLMTKKNAHQVEIDDGRRLVERLNCKGCHLIEGEGRLIESIVGADKAPPNLMGIGARVRPTWMFSFLKDPSRTKLRPWIEVRMPTFKFSDDEANTIIKYFSALDKVPADFSTVPEMPADPEMVAAGEKLVSRDYFSCWSCHIQGSVTPTSAPEQWGPDLALARERIRHDFIPEWVKDAQKFTPGVKMPAFLPTDDAAPQDILGGSRQKQAEAIRDYLMTLGATSPSHASTTPSQ
- a CDS encoding cytochrome C; the protein is MAEEQKKIVPASSLSPDKVHTWPHLVKAEFIVGLISLILITVWSIVIDAPMEEPANPTRTPNPSKAPWYFLGLQEMLVYFDPWYAGVVLPSLIIVGLMLIPYLDINKKGVGYYTFTERKFAVSVFGFGFLILWVFLIIIGVFFRGPGWNFFMPWQDWDTHKVVALTNIDLNIFLAQHLGIDLLRNTVVQAVFGTGLIGAYYLIGVVFYLWKVKKSPVLQELGPIRYGLTAFLFLTMMALPIKMILRWTFNIKYIVTYPWIGLNI
- a CDS encoding cytochrome b N-terminal domain-containing protein, whose translation is MKLIQLKEKYEEIRKVVVDSTVWKSIFRHGYKDTPRNRVLMTASNVFLHLHPSKMRRHGIKISYTWCAGGLTFLFFLILTVTGVILMFYYRPVAEYAFVDMKYLQFDVPFGMIMRNMHRWAAHGMVILVMLHMFRVFLTGSYKPPREFNWIVGVILLVLTFLLSFTGYLLPWDQLAIWAVTVGTNMARATPLMGHEGPLAEQMRELTGLITPRYDARSLLTGGTIVAAPTLLRFYVLHCIFIPIATAVLIIVHFWRVRKDGGISGPL
- a CDS encoding Rieske 2Fe-2S domain-containing protein, whose product is MQTTIPESQKLSKKADDANLWTRRDFLGFAGWGAFLSAIGLGLLGFLRFMFPRVLFEPSPIFKAGRPSDYQDGEVSEKFKEEQRVWIEREGDKIIAIQAICTHLGCTPRWLPLEGKFKCPCHGSGFTKEGINFEGPAPRPLERLAIRLDEEGNLVVDKSKKFLFEKGQWEESDSFVTL
- the miaA gene encoding tRNA (adenosine(37)-N6)-dimethylallyltransferase MiaA, whose protein sequence is MNPEETSQTIIILCGPTASGKTAVAVEAAQRLGAEIVSADSGQVYRGMDIGTAKPSREDRSRVPFHLIDILDPDQQFSAADFRSRSLEAIGAIQKRGKRALVVGGTGLYLKALEQGLFEGPSRDDAVRAELEERVRRDGIESLHRELQEVDPSAAAAIPPKNRQRIIRALEVYRLTGRPISEFWKEDQARRGSGGRAIPTFIKYGLDLSRDELNRRIEERVEGMIEEGLLAEARGLWERWGRAAPGLKLIGYKEIVAYLEGKTGLEEAVALVIKNTRQYAKRQRTWFRKDKEIRWVSDLTKIMGDLTKG